In Aptenodytes patagonicus chromosome 21, bAptPat1.pri.cur, whole genome shotgun sequence, the genomic stretch AGCACCTTGGACTGGTAACAGCTGGATTTCCTCCATCCATTCACCCCCTACTCTCTCCAGCTGCCAAGCCCTGTCTTTACTAAAATTACTGAAATCCTTAAAAGTAGCATAAccttttttgcatgtttgttaAATTCTCTGCCAAACGTCTGACTCTGCCAGTTGAGCTAAAGGAGACTTCTGCCTTGTCCTTCGCTCTTGAGCGATGTGAACTTGCGCAACCTTTATCTTTCCAAGATGAAGGCGGAATTGTAAGTAAAATAACCCAAAGAATGCGTCAATTCTTTAGATCTAAAATTGGGCAAAAGTACCAAGGAGCCTGACTGGTTCCTTTCACCTGCTTAAAGCCTTTTGGTGGCTAATGGCTGGTGATTTACAATGACAAGGTGGAATTCCCTGTGTCTTCTAACAAACCCCATTTCTGTTTGTTGAATGCTGCTGTTTGGGAGTGATTCCTCCTTGTGTTTGTCTTGGCTTTGTGTAAACTTGTTCAGAATGAAGTGCGAGCAGTGTTGTCACTTAACTCTGATGttgtctcttttcccttcctttctgcctgcctgctgctttcATTCTGTAGTATTGGTATTTGCCATTCATTTCACCTTCTGCATCTATGCATCTCATGGTAGGTGAGAGGCTTTTAATCTGAGATTAGACTCTCTGTAATGTTTCTGAATGCTTAAACTGAGAGCAGAAATAAATTATGATGGTTTATTTGTTCCTGAAAACACTTCCTTCACGTTCTGTGAAAAGCTAAAGCCTATTGtagctttctgttttgcagcctTTAATGACCACGTAATCACTGGTCCGGCTTAATGGCTCCCAAGAAAATGCACTTTGAGGTAGTTGGTTCTGGTTGAGGATCGGTGATGGTGGTGGCTGGGAGAGACCTCTTCCCTTGGTGTTTTCTGCAAATCTGGCAACTGTGCAAAGAAAGCCCAAGTAACTTTGATCCTAGCCAGGCACAGAAAGCAGATGTGCACAACACAGATCTGCTGAGCTGACCTGAAATCGTCCTTGCCGTTCCTCTTCCGGGTCTGAGGAGCCGATTTTAATATATGAAGCAAATTATGTGCCTAGATAACTTTCTAGGGACCAGATGAGTATTGTTTTTTCTTGGTAGCAGAATGTAATAAATCTGTGAACGGACGAGCATTTTTTGTCCTGTTGAAAGGACCAGAAACGAGTGTTGCCCGTTTGCAGTGTGTTCATGAAACAGACAGCAGTTTGAGCCAGTTCTCACCTCTGGGTCAGTGACTGAAATAAATTCAGGTCCCTGGCAACTGCACGTTTAGCCATCCAGGAGGTGGCCGGTAGCAGCCATCCAGTTATCTGGGGATGTGCTCATTAAAGCAGAGAAAGATGCTAATTGGCAGCTGACGAGAGTTGCTAAGAATGGCTACAGAGAGTGCGAGCAGCCTCCTGGCTTGCCTCTTCAGGTCAGATTTGGGACACGTTAATGGGAAGTGctgtggagagagggagaggaagaaagtgcTCAGTCGTTCCTAGTCAAAGAGGATTTCTCTTTCCAGGGAGACTGAAGTTGCCTTGCCGAAATACGAACAGGGATCTCTCCTTATTAAGCAGTAAATTCCTTTGAGACAGCAGGTTTCTGTTCCCCCTCTCCGGGCCAACGGAAGCAGCACTGGACACAGATGCAGCAGTGCTGAGTCGGTTTTCTCTTCGGCTTGTGCTAAATCTCTTTTGCCTCTGTCTAGAACTCGGAGCTCTTCACGCTGACGTACGGCGCTCTGGTCACCCAGCTGTGCAAGGACTACGAGAATGACGAGGACGTCAACAAGCAGCTTGACAAAATGTAAGTGGATCTGCTGCAGTGGAGCCTTCTAGGAGCCCGCGTTCACAGTATGGCACGTCTGTGCATGCTGCACCAAGAATAAAAGCCTGGCAGACTGAGTTTTATTTAATACTGATATTtctcagatttaatttttttttcctccactatCTTCTTTTATAAATGTTGGCTGTCTTTCTAAAGCTACGCTCTTCCCACTCTGTAGCTGTTGCTCTTTGGTACATTCACAGGGGTTACAACATAGGTGTTCGGCTAATAGAAGACTTTCTGGCCCGGTCCAATGTTGGAAGATGCCATGATTTCCGTGAAACTGCAGACGTTATTGCAAAGGTAATTGTCAAAGCACAGCTTTGTCAGGTTTTGTCATGGTTTTGCATGTGAGGATAGAGTATTTGCTACTCACAGGACTGTTCTGAGAGTTTGACTGAGATTTTTGGGGAGTAAAAAGAGAGAATTAGATCCCTGACTACTGCTGACTGGTGGGAATTGGGAGAAAGGCGCGGTGTTTTCAAAACCCTTTAGTAATTTGGCAAAGATCAAAGCTGTGCTGTTGCTTCATGGGACACGTTCTTGTTCATACTATTTGACATAACAGATAGCATTTAAAATGTACCTGGGCATCACTCCGAGCATCACCAACTGGAGTCCTGGAGGCGATGAGTTCTCCCTGATCTTGGAAAATAACCCCTTGGTGGACTTTGTTGAGCTCCCCGACAACCACTCATCTCTCATCTATTCCAACCTGTTGTGTGGAGTGCTGCGAGGTGCCCTGGAAATGGTGAGCCAACGTCTCTCTTCCAGTGAGATAGGTATATGAATAACCAAGGTATCGGCAGATCCTTTAGTGTCTAGTCTGTGTGACTCCTGCGTTTGCTTTGGACTTGAAATTCATTCCcaggagaagagcagagctgcaggagcgcAAGTACAAGCACTAGTATCTCCTTGAATTTTTATGAAGCTTCAAAATCCTCACTTTGTAGCTGGTATGAGCCCTAGTTGGGAATGGGCTGGAACAAGAGAACAGCTGTGTCTCAAATTTAGGAGTCTGTATTTAGGCTTGATTATCTTGCTTAGCTGAAGTTTTGGAGGAACGTACATGGAGCAGCAGGACGCGTAGCCCTGAGTGGTAGGGTTAACTGGGCTCTGATCTCTGCAGGGCGTCCTGGTTACGCTGCAGGAGGTACATTTGCCGAGGTAAGGTGCCCGCTGTCCACCATGGAGGCCACAATGTACGAGGAGGATGTGATCTTGAAAAATAAATGAGTGCTTCCCTAGAGCTCTGCATTGCATGTCATGCCCTCAGAGTCCTTAAGCTGGTGCTTCACGATCAGACAGTTCCTAGAGAAGCTGCTATTTTAAGGGAGATAacagctcttctttttcctcttccatcacCTAGGTTCAGATGGCCGTAGATGTAAAATTCGTCCAGGACACACTGAAGGGTGACAGCGTCACAGAAATAAGAATGAAGTTCATCAGGCGGATTGAAGACAATCTTCCAGCTGGTGAAGAGTGAATTGCAACCCAGTCTCCCTTTGGGACTGGAGGGGACCAGCTGGTTTTGGCCATTAGCTTTCGTCGCAGATCTGTAGGGATATAGCACTTTCATCGCAGATCTGTAGGGATCTAGTGCCCCTGTATGTTCAGACTGACTCACTGACTACTTAAGATGTTATTCTTCTACTGTTACTTCCATCTTCTGTAGAAGACGATTGTCTGGTTGCTGTTTATTTCACAGGTTCATTCTGAAGCTTTTTCATAAGGTGATGTCTTTTTCGTATTCCCCTGGGGACTCTTTCTACGCTCAGTTTCTAATTGTGACATTTGTTTGTGCGAGAACTACTGCTCAAGCTCTAGAAGAGCTCCAGTCTGTTCAAATCTGAATCCATGTTTTATTACCAGAATTGGAGACCAAGCTATGAGAGCCCACTGATTTACTGTTAAATGCTGTCCTTGAAAAGAGGTGTTTAAAATTCATTTGGAGATAAGCGCATAGTATTTCTGTAGACCAAACTGGCTTCCTGCATTTGATTCTGAGGTTACTAGTAAAATGCAAGCTTGATACGAAGGGGTGATTTGGGAGAGCCGTTTGAGTGCTGGCGCCCGGTCGGGAGGCATCTTTTGTCAGAGAGCAGCGGCATCGTGCAGCACCGGCAGATTCAGGAGGTCCGTGTGGCCTGGGCccttctgcagtttctcttccCCAGCAGTCTCACGACTCCCCTCTTGGAAGGGGAGCACCATTAAGTTGCAGTGGAGCAGCAGTGCATATTTTTaatggagaagaggaaagagtGGCTTAAATGCCATCAGCTTTCTACAGTGTGTACAGCCCAGGGGCCGCGTGGCCAGTCCACGGAACGAAAAACAAAGCTCAGTCTAACGACTGGGAGGTATTAAATGCATTTCAGCAAGTAAAGTCTGTTCTCCTGTTACGGTGTATAAACACTGCCCTGGGTGGAGGTGGTGCTGGGGTATATTCTCACAGATGTTTAGGCTACAACAGAATTTCCCGAGTTACGTAAATTGGTAAGCTTCGGCCGTCTGTGGCACCTgctgttctgtaaaataaatacacaaagtaGTGTTACATCTCAAAAAGCAAGATACTGGAAAATCAACTTCCTCTGCCATCAGTTCAGCCAGTTAATGCGGTCAGATGTTCAGTTCTCAAATCACTTTACATAGCATGAAGGCACAGATCCACAGAGTCGGTAGCTCTTACTTCCACAGGAGCTGGCGGCTCAAATACCTTTGTAGGTTTATGCCTGAGTGTaaggtgagagagagaaagctgcCGCTTGTGCTGCCGTTCGTTTAGGTTCTCCGGATGAACGATGTCCCTTTTTTTTGCCCAAATGAGTCCCTTTGGTGGGAGGGTTTGGATGCCCCGTGTGATGTGTGTCCTGTGAAGGGGCAGCAAGTTGCTGTAAAAGCAGTTGGAGAATGACACGGAGGAACAGCGGTGGCCGGTGGGTTTCAGAGGCAGAGGTGCTGCACGGTTACGTTGCAGAGATGAAAAAGATCTGTCATTTCTAATCGTTGACCATTATAAGTCATTTTAaggctgcattttaaaagcaattgcaTTAAAAGAATCCCAGTGTCAACTCTTCGGTTTCctcttggggtttgggggttttttttggtgacGCTGGTGCTGGTGTGGAGCAGCGGCTGAGCGGGGCTGGCAGGGTGACGGCAGCGCCGCACCAAGAATGTCTGGCTGCTGGCCTACGTGAAAGCTGCTGCCTGAAGGAAACCTGCCCAATATTCAGCGCACGGAGGGAGCGTGGCTGGGGGTGGGACTCGGGGGCTGATGGGCAGCGCTGGGAAACCAGACAGTCAATGTTTGCTTGTTTGAGGACTGGCCTTTTTCTGCCCCGTGAATACCCGGGCGTGTACATCAGCAGGGACTCGCTACCGCCAGCCCAAGGCAGTCCGCCGCAGAGAGAGCTAAGACATGCTATTTGTGGTCATTCGTAGTGGCAAAAAATCACCTCGGGAGGCATCTGTGCCTGCCAGCTTGGCACCGGGGCTGCTCCACGGCTGCCATCGGCCACGCGGTGCCGCGGCCGGGAGCGCGCAGGCAAGGAACGGCAACTGCTGGCTCTCCAGGAGCAGGAATTCGCACCTCCCTTGCTTGTATAAACGGTGTAAACGCTCCCCAGGAGCCTGTGGCATGAGGGGGCCACCCCGCAGAGTGCCAGTGGGCATCCCCCCTGATCCGGGGGGGGATCCTGCAGCCTCGCTGGGCTCCGGGCACCGAGCACCCATGGCTGCACCCCAGTCGCTGCCAGCCCCGAGGACGGGGAAGCGGCAGCTTTTGCGATAAAGTGGCTTGATCTCTTTGGCCGGAGCTGGCGAGCGTCACGTGTCGCCTGCCCGGCCGGCAGCCAGAACCAAGCCTTGCCAGCCAAGAACGGCCCCAAACAGCCCCGACGCACCCGGCTCCTGAGACAGCCTCTGGGCAGCGGCTGCCCCCGGGGACTGTGTCCTGGAGGGTCTGGGGCGAGGGAGGCCCCGTGTCCTTGCTGACGTCGCAGCTAAAAGGGGGTTATTTTGCAATGGCGAACTCACGCCAGGTCCTTTTCCCTCCTTGGGCGAGCAAGGGAGTGTGCTCGCCCCCGCAGGGAGCGGGTCCCGGGCTCCCACTGCCAGCCCCCCCGGGAATTACGGAGTTGTGCAGTAATTTGCTGGGGCGACTGGGTCAAAACCAGCCCAGACCCTCTggaagaacaaaaagcaaaaattgCATTAAGTAAATTAAAACTGTCTACTACCGAGTAGCTCATTGTAGACAAGGGAGAATATGCAAAAAGCTCTGTTTGAAACCTACTAAATATTACCATGTGCTGTTTATAGGAAACAAATGGGGAAAGGCATGCTGCATCAATAAAACCCTGAACATGGTTGGAGTTGGACTAAAGCCTTTCCACGGCTCTAGGTTATTGAATACCCTTCACTTTCATGTAGTGCCAGGCCTGACCCCTGGACACATACCGCGAAGGGGAAAGTTGACTTGTGGGAATAATAGACATTCCTGGTGAACGATTTAACCTGGCAGGGAAAGAGGCAACTTTCAGCCTTTCATATCTCTGTGTGATATTAGAGATGACAATAGCAACAAGTCGAAGCGGGGGACGTGGGTCACCGGGCGGGAGCGCTGCTGGAGACCAATGCTGCAGGACCCCGGTGGACGGCGGTGCAAGgggtgagcccccccccccccccagctgtgcccggcccctgcctcctgcccacgCTGGGCACTCGGCCAGCCTGACCACCCGGCCACCCCGTGATGGCAGCAGACGGACCCCGGGTCTCGGCCACAGTGCCGCGTCCCAACCCCATCCGGGGCCCGGGCTCCCAGAACGATGGGTTGCAGGAGCTTTAGTCGCGGCAGCTCCTCCCGCAGACAAGTGGGACTTTGGCTGGTGTCCTGACGGTGTGCGCTGGCGGGAGCTGAAGTCCCGTGTGCGACTTACCAGGGTCTAGCTTGAGGGTTTAAACCAGTTCACCTCCCCAGTGTGGGGACAACCTGGCTGCCGCTCCCAGCTTGCCTGGGGTTtgttgcctgctttgctgcaggcagctggcGAGGGCTGTTTGCTGCCGCCCTGCTCTGACCGTATGGTACGGGGCAGCGGAGCTGGCGGCGAGCCCAGCCACGCTCCACACCGCCTCGTGCCAACAGCACCCTCATCCCACCCTCACGCCGGCCTGGAGCCAGGCAATCCCTTCTCCCCTCACTGGTGGGAAGcagagctcccagctctgctcctgccaccTAGACCGGGGGTGGGTGGCAGCCCTGGGCACCGTCCCTTTGCAGACCCCACGGCCCGGCACCCGCTGATGGGGCAGGGATGGTGCCGGGAGAGGAGCCTGGACGGGACGGGGGGATCTCTCCAGCAGGGAAGCGTTTCCGGACTGGTGTCCTCATCACCGGGGCAGCTCCCACAGCTTTCAGCCAGATGTGCTTGGCCAGGGTGCCGGCCACTTGCTGGGGCCGTGTGAAGGATGTTTCACCCGCGAGGGCTTGCGCGTCGACTTGTGTGCCCTCCTCGGCAGGGCTGGCACAGTGCCAGCAGCCTCGCGCAGCCAAGGTGCGGGCAGTGCCGGTGGGGACGGGCTGGCACCATCCGCTCATAGCTCAGCAAATGGCCCCCTCGAGGCTCAGCACACCCGGgatgctcagccccagcccctcagGGCGCTCCCCAAACACCCGCTGCAGCCGTGCATTGAAAAACTGTTGGCCACTGGCAGCACCAGGGCCAGGCGAGAGGATGCTCGGGGTGCGGGTTCCGGCTGGGGCCTAGATCCGTCCCCACCCCAGGACTCTCAGCTCTGACCAACCTGGCTGAGCATCTCCCCACGCTTGGCACCATGTGAACGTGTTCTCTGCCTGATAACAGTCTGACAAGTTTGGGTACGCAGATGCTTTTATAAACCTTCCCAGacccctgcacagctgcaaagcATGTTCAGCTGACCCGGGCAGCCTGCAAAACCCTTCCCCAAGGCACAGCCATGCTGCAAAACCACTGCCCTGGCCCAAACACGGTTTCCAAAGCTGGCAATGCCCACCAACAGCAGTGTTGGGTCAGGGCAGCCCTTTGGCGATGCTCCTTGGCATCCGTCCTCCTGCAGCATCCCTTGCCACggctgaggaagaggagatgtctgcagctccccccgccccgagctgCCCTCAGGCCAGGGCACATgagagctgccccagcagcactgctCGAGCTCTGCCACAGTTTGGTGGCGTTTGGTATTTTGGGTGAAGGGAAGGAGGCTCCATTGTTCCTCTTTTATTGTTTTGTGTTTCCTAAGCGGGACAGGCATCCTCCTCCCATGCTCTGCCCGGCTGCAGAGCTGATCCAGCCCTTTGAAAGTCAACACTGCAGCAAACGCGTCTGTTAAAGTGCTGGGTGAATGGAAACGCAGTGAGAAACGTCCCTGCTCCCAGGCACAGACTGGCACCAGTAGCACGTGCAGGGATGAGGGGCACGTGCAGGGATGAGGGGGCATCTGGGGCAGGGACCCGATTTATCTCTGTGTCCCCCTTTCCCCTGCAACCGGTCCGGGTCCATGCTCCCGAGTCACTGCACGGTGCTTTGTTTCTGTACCAGCAGTTTAGGCAGCAACAACTCGTGCCAAGCTGTGATGGGAAGGGACGGCCCCGGGCAACAGCACAACAGTCACAGGGAAACATGACATCCGCTGAGCCGCGCTGCCGTTCCTGCCCTCGCACCACAACCCGGTGACGACGCCAGTGCTCTCCCAGCCGCGGGACGGTCCAGCCACCTCCACCATGCCTCCCATCAGGCAGCCCCAGAGACCatcctttctgcctttctccctgCGGTTTCGCTGCTCTCGGTTTCTCGTTCCGCTCCACACAACTACACCCCAATAATTAAAACCACAGCCGCTATTGTCCTGCCGGCAGCAGCACCATTCCCCTCCAGAAGTTGTCCTCCGCTGCCCGGCAGCACAGTATGTGGCACAGGGGCACGGCGCCCTGGGGGACCAGGCTCCATCC encodes the following:
- the TRAPPC3 gene encoding trafficking protein particle complex subunit 3 is translated as MSRQAGRGTESKKMNSELFTLTYGALVTQLCKDYENDEDVNKQLDKMGYNIGVRLIEDFLARSNVGRCHDFRETADVIAKIAFKMYLGITPSITNWSPGGDEFSLILENNPLVDFVELPDNHSSLIYSNLLCGVLRGALEMVQMAVDVKFVQDTLKGDSVTEIRMKFIRRIEDNLPAGEE